From Salvia splendens isolate huo1 chromosome 3, SspV2, whole genome shotgun sequence, a single genomic window includes:
- the LOC121796194 gene encoding transcription factor bHLH35-like encodes MDNMNDDDIKSFWPNNFIQTEELGSYFEDMSVCGYYDSSSPEGGVDQSAASKNIVSERNRRKKLNERLYALRAVVPNISKMDKASIIKDAIEYIESLNNEERRIQEEILELESGGAPAFYSDHQAESTAYSASQPIKRSRTMENYYDSCVSSTSAPSSTSYPMPPASSPIDLLELRVSNMGEKTIVVSLTCSKGPDTMVKLCDIFESLNLRIITANITAFSGRLLKTVFVEGDDEDKDVLNFKIRAAIAALNDPYSPISI; translated from the exons ATGGACAACATGAATGACGACGACATCAAGAGCTTCTGGCCCAACAATTTCATCCAAACCGAAGAACTAGGCAG TTACTTCGAAGATATGTCTGTTTGCGGTTACTACGACTCGAGCTCGCCGGAGGGAGGGGTCGACCAGTCTGCCGCCTCCAAAAACATCGTCTCCGAGAGGAATCGGAGGAAGAAGCTCAACGAGAGGCTCTACGCTCTGAGAGCAGTGGTCCCCAACATCAGCAAG ATGGATAAGGCGTCGATCATCAAGGACGCGATCGAGTACATCGAGTCGCTGAACAACGAGGAGAGGCGGATCCAAGAGGAGATCCTGGAGCTGGAATCGGGCGGGGCTCCGGCTTTCTACTCGGATCATCAAGCTGAATCCACTGCGTATTCGGCTTCGCAGCCGATTAAGAGGAGTAGAACGATGGAGAATTACTACGATTCGTGTGTGTCGTCGACTTCTGCGCCGTCGTCTACCTCCTACCCAATGCCGCCAGCGTCGTCTCCGATTGATCTCCTCGAG TTGAGGGTGTCAAATATGGGGGAGAAGACGATAGTGGTGAGCTTGACCTGCAGTAAAGGACCGGACACAATGGTGAAGCTGTGTGACATCTTTGAATCGTTGAATCTCAGAATCATCACCGCTAATATCACTGCTTTCTCAGGCAGGCTTCTCAAGACTGTTTTCGTCGAG GGTGATGATGAGGACAAAGATGTTCTGAATTTCAAGATAAGAGCTGCTATAGCAGCTCTGAATGATCCATACAGTCCAATTAGCATATGA
- the LOC121797067 gene encoding indole-3-acetic acid-induced protein ARG7-like, which produces MAAANMITQIVRLRQVVQRWKTKSLSRRSPSSSSSDSDESGGSPKCRTPSGSLAVYIGPERIRFVIPTRFLNFPVFVALLDQAEEEFGFQTAGGLVLLCEPGFFSQILRLLDDDEERFRGLSLDDFINIVAEVSSDNLSCKESSASHGFAPLLHKTRV; this is translated from the coding sequence ATGGCCGCCGCGAacatgatcacccaaatcgtgCGGCTGAGGCAGGTCGTGCAGCGCTGGAAGACAAAGAGCCTCTCGCGCCGCTccccttcctcctcctcctccgattCCGACGAATCCGGCGGCAGCCCCAAGTGTCGCACCCCCTCCGGCTCCCTCGCCGTCTACATCGGACCGGAGCGCATCCGCTTCGTCATTCCGACTCGATTCCTCAATTTCCCGGTCTTCGTCGCCCTCCTCGACCAGGCGGAGGAGGAATTCGGCTTCCAAACCGCCGGCGGCCTCGTTCTCCTCTGCGAACCCGGTTTCTTCTCCCAAATCCTCCGCCTCCTCGACGACGACGAGGAGCGCTTCCGCGGCCTCAGCCTCGACGATTTCATCAACATTGTCGCTGAGGTCAGCTCCGACAACTTGTCCTGCAAAGAATCGTCTGCCTCCCACGGCTTCGCGCCGCTGCTGCACAAAACTAGGGTTtga
- the LOC121796195 gene encoding isoamylase 1, chloroplastic-like isoform X1, protein MSANSQSAFAHMELLRSSLIPNYRAPKLTAKRYLHHRENELNFGIPNHSSSKNTGATAKRCAIVNRASERGDADTAVVVEKPPPKPRLFKVFPGRPTPFGATLRDGGVNFAVYSHNAALISLCLIRLRDLLEKRVAEEIALNPLINKTGDVWHVFVKGDFEDMAYGYRVKGSFSPEDGFYFDSSKILVDPYAKAVMSRGEYGALGLDDDCWPQMASPVPSIKDEFDWEGDLPLKHPQKDLIIYEMHVRGFTRHESSDAKFPGTYRGLVEKLEHLKKIGVNCIELMPCHEFNELEYYSYNSVLGDYKMNFWGYSTINYFSPMARYSSAGIGNYGLGAVNEFKYLVREAHKQGIEVIMDVVFNHTAEGNENGLTLSFKGIESSVFYMLAPKGEFYNYSGCGNTFNCNHPVVRQFILDSLRYWVTEMHVDGFRFDLASILTRSSCLWDAVNVYGSAVEGETMTTGTPLSCPPLVDMISNDPILRGVKLIAEAWDCGGLYQVGNFPHWGIWSEWNGKYRDVVRQFIKGTDGFSGALAEGLCGSPNLYQKGGRKPWSSINFVCAHDGFTLADLVTYNDKHNSSNGEDNKDGENHNNSWNCGQEGEFVRISVKKLRSRQMRNFFLCLMVSQGVPMIYMGDEYGHTKGGNNNTYCHDNFINYFRWDKMEEASSDFFRFCSLAVNFRRECESLGLDEFPTAKRLQWHGHAPGVPDWSDTSRFVAFTLIDTVKRELYIAFNASHVAVVVALPERPGYKWEPLVDTGKPAPYDFLANDIPNREAVIQQYAHFLDNNLYPMISYSSIVLTLSLDLTS, encoded by the exons ATGTCAGCAAACTCACAATCCGCATTTGCTCACATGGAGCTGCTCCGTTCTTCACTCATTCCTAATTATCGCGCTCCCAAACTCACTGCCAAGAGGTATCTCCATCACCGCGAAAACGAATTGAATTTCGGAATTCCGAATCATTCATCCTCCAAAAATACCGGTGCAACTGCGAAGCGATGCGCAATCGTCAATAGAGCAAGTGAGAGAGGCGATGCGGACACCGCCGTGGTCGTCGAGAAGCCTCCGCCGAAGCCGCGCCTCTTCAAGGTCTTCCCCGGCCGTCCGACGCCGTTCGGAGCCACGCTGAGAGACGGTGGAGTCAATTTCGCTGTTTATTCGCACAATGCCGCGTTGATTTCTCTCTGCCTGATCAGGCTTCGGGACTTACTAGAG AAAAGAGTGGCAGAGGAAATTGCTCTGAATCCGCTTATTAACAAAACCGGAGATGTTTGGCATGTGTTTGTGAAAGGTGATTTCGAAGATATGGCCTATGGCTACAGAGTTAAAGGGAGTTTCTCCCCGGAGGATGGTTTCTATTTTGACTCTTCTAAAATATTGGTCGACCCATATGCAAAG GCTGTTATGAGCAGAGGGGAATACGGTGCCTTAGGACTTGATGACGATTGTTGGCCTCAGATGGCAAGTCCGGTTCCTTCTATTAAAGATGAG TTTGACTGGGAAGGAGATTTGCCTCTAAAGCACCCGCAAAAAGATCTAATTATTTATGAAATGCATGTTCGTGGATTTACAAGGCATGAGTCAAGTGATGCCAAATTTCCAGGGACTTACCGTGGCTTGGTGGAGAAACTTGAACACTTGAAG AAAATTGGTGTCAACTGCATTGAATTGATGCCATGCCATGAATTCAATGAATTGGAGTATTATAGCTATAACTCTGTCTTGGGTGACTACAA GATGAACTTTTGGGGGTATTCAACGATCAATTACTTTTCGCCAATGGCTAGATATTCTTCAGCCGGTATTGGTAATTATGGCCTTGGTGCAGTGAATGAATTTAAGTACCTTGTTAGAGAGGCACATAAACAAGGGATTGAG GTAATTATGGATGTAGTCTTCAACCACACAGCTGAAGGGAATGAAAATGGCCTCACATTGTCATTCAAGGGAATTGAAAGTAGTGTCTTCTATATGCTTGCACCCAAG GGTGAATTCTATAATTATTCTGGTTGTGGGAACACCTTCAACTGCAACCATCCCGTTGTACGACAATTTATTCTGGATTCCTTGAG ATACTGGGTGACAGAAATGCATGTCGATGGCTTTCGGTTCGATCTTGCTTCCATCTTGACACGGAGTAGCTG CCTCTGGGATGCTGTAAATGTATATGGCAGTGCAGTTGAAGGTGAGACAATGACTACCGGAACTCCTCTATCTTGCCCCCCATTAGTTGACATGATCAGCAATGACCCTATACTACGTGGAGTGAAG CTTATAGCAGAAGCATGGGACTGTGGAGGCCTTTATCAAGTAGGAAACTTTCCCCATTGGGGTATTTGGTCAGAATGGAATGGCAAG TACCGTGATGTTGTAAGGCAATTTATCAAGGGCACAGATGGCTTTTCTGGGGCATTGGCTGAGGGTCTCTGTGGAAGTCCTAACTTATACCAG AAAGGTGGAAGAAAACCTTGGAGCAGTATAAACTTTGTTTGCGCGCATGATGGTTTTACTTTGGCTGATTTAGTGACTTATAATGACAAGCACAATTCATCTAATGGCGAAGACAACAAAGATGGGGAAAATCACAATAATAGCTGGAATTGTGGCCAG GAGGGAGAATTTGTGAGAATTTCCGTGAAGAAACTGAGAAGCCGCCAAATGAGAAATTTCTTTCTGTGCCTCATGGTTTCCCAG GGTGTCCCAATGATCTATATGGGAGATGAATATGGCCACACAAAAGGAGGAAACAACAACACATATTGCCACGACAATTTC ATAAACTATTTCCGGTGGGATAAGATGGAGGAGGCCTCATCAGATTTCTTTCGATTCTGCTCCCTCGCAGTCAATTTCCGCCG TGAATGCGAGTCTCTCGGCTTAGACGAATTCCCAACAGCAAAGCGCCTCCAGTGGCATGGCCATGCTCCCGGGGTTCCAGATTGGTCCGACACAAGCAGATTTGTGGCGTTCACACTG ATTGACACAGTGAAGAGGGAACTGTACATAGCCTTCAATGCAAGCCATGTGGCTGTGGTCGTTGCGTTGCCAGAACGGCCCGGATACAAATGGGAGCCGTTGGTGGATACAGGCAAGCCAGCTCCTTACGACTTCCTCGCCAATGATATCCCTAACCGAGAAGCGGTAATCCAACAGTATGCTCACTTTCTTGACAACAACTTATACCCCATGATTAGTTATTCTTCTATtgttctcacacttagcctcGACCTCACTTCATAG
- the LOC121796195 gene encoding isoamylase 1, chloroplastic-like isoform X2: MSANSQSAFAHMELLRSSLIPNYRAPKLTAKRYLHHRENELNFGIPNHSSSKNTGATAKRCAIVNRASERGDADTAVVVEKPPPKPRLFKVFPGRPTPFGATLRDGGVNFAVYSHNAALISLCLIRLRDLLEKRVAEEIALNPLINKTGDVWHVFVKGDFEDMAYGYRVKGSFSPEDGFYFDSSKILVDPYAKAVMSRGEYGALGLDDDCWPQMASPVPSIKDEFDWEGDLPLKHPQKDLIIYEMHVRGFTRHESSDAKFPGTYRGLVEKLEHLKKIGVNCIELMPCHEFNELEYYSYNSVLGDYKMNFWGYSTINYFSPMARYSSAGIGNYGLGAVNEFKYLVREAHKQGIEVIMDVVFNHTAEGNENGLTLSFKGIESSVFYMLAPKGEFYNYSGCGNTFNCNHPVVRQFILDSLRYWVTEMHVDGFRFDLASILTRSSCLWDAVNVYGSAVEAYSRSMGLWRPLSSRKLSPLGYLVRMEWQDGFSGALAEGLCGSPNLYQKGGRKPWSSINFVCAHDGFTLADLVTYNDKHNSSNGEDNKDGENHNNSWNCGQEGEFVRISVKKLRSRQMRNFFLCLMVSQGVPMIYMGDEYGHTKGGNNNTYCHDNFINYFRWDKMEEASSDFFRFCSLAVNFRRECESLGLDEFPTAKRLQWHGHAPGVPDWSDTSRFVAFTLIDTVKRELYIAFNASHVAVVVALPERPGYKWEPLVDTGKPAPYDFLANDIPNREAVIQQYAHFLDNNLYPMISYSSIVLTLSLDLTS; encoded by the exons ATGTCAGCAAACTCACAATCCGCATTTGCTCACATGGAGCTGCTCCGTTCTTCACTCATTCCTAATTATCGCGCTCCCAAACTCACTGCCAAGAGGTATCTCCATCACCGCGAAAACGAATTGAATTTCGGAATTCCGAATCATTCATCCTCCAAAAATACCGGTGCAACTGCGAAGCGATGCGCAATCGTCAATAGAGCAAGTGAGAGAGGCGATGCGGACACCGCCGTGGTCGTCGAGAAGCCTCCGCCGAAGCCGCGCCTCTTCAAGGTCTTCCCCGGCCGTCCGACGCCGTTCGGAGCCACGCTGAGAGACGGTGGAGTCAATTTCGCTGTTTATTCGCACAATGCCGCGTTGATTTCTCTCTGCCTGATCAGGCTTCGGGACTTACTAGAG AAAAGAGTGGCAGAGGAAATTGCTCTGAATCCGCTTATTAACAAAACCGGAGATGTTTGGCATGTGTTTGTGAAAGGTGATTTCGAAGATATGGCCTATGGCTACAGAGTTAAAGGGAGTTTCTCCCCGGAGGATGGTTTCTATTTTGACTCTTCTAAAATATTGGTCGACCCATATGCAAAG GCTGTTATGAGCAGAGGGGAATACGGTGCCTTAGGACTTGATGACGATTGTTGGCCTCAGATGGCAAGTCCGGTTCCTTCTATTAAAGATGAG TTTGACTGGGAAGGAGATTTGCCTCTAAAGCACCCGCAAAAAGATCTAATTATTTATGAAATGCATGTTCGTGGATTTACAAGGCATGAGTCAAGTGATGCCAAATTTCCAGGGACTTACCGTGGCTTGGTGGAGAAACTTGAACACTTGAAG AAAATTGGTGTCAACTGCATTGAATTGATGCCATGCCATGAATTCAATGAATTGGAGTATTATAGCTATAACTCTGTCTTGGGTGACTACAA GATGAACTTTTGGGGGTATTCAACGATCAATTACTTTTCGCCAATGGCTAGATATTCTTCAGCCGGTATTGGTAATTATGGCCTTGGTGCAGTGAATGAATTTAAGTACCTTGTTAGAGAGGCACATAAACAAGGGATTGAG GTAATTATGGATGTAGTCTTCAACCACACAGCTGAAGGGAATGAAAATGGCCTCACATTGTCATTCAAGGGAATTGAAAGTAGTGTCTTCTATATGCTTGCACCCAAG GGTGAATTCTATAATTATTCTGGTTGTGGGAACACCTTCAACTGCAACCATCCCGTTGTACGACAATTTATTCTGGATTCCTTGAG ATACTGGGTGACAGAAATGCATGTCGATGGCTTTCGGTTCGATCTTGCTTCCATCTTGACACGGAGTAGCTG CCTCTGGGATGCTGTAAATGTATATGGCAGTGCAGTTGAAG CTTATAGCAGAAGCATGGGACTGTGGAGGCCTTTATCAAGTAGGAAACTTTCCCCATTGGGGTATTTGGTCAGAATGGAATGGCAAG ATGGCTTTTCTGGGGCATTGGCTGAGGGTCTCTGTGGAAGTCCTAACTTATACCAG AAAGGTGGAAGAAAACCTTGGAGCAGTATAAACTTTGTTTGCGCGCATGATGGTTTTACTTTGGCTGATTTAGTGACTTATAATGACAAGCACAATTCATCTAATGGCGAAGACAACAAAGATGGGGAAAATCACAATAATAGCTGGAATTGTGGCCAG GAGGGAGAATTTGTGAGAATTTCCGTGAAGAAACTGAGAAGCCGCCAAATGAGAAATTTCTTTCTGTGCCTCATGGTTTCCCAG GGTGTCCCAATGATCTATATGGGAGATGAATATGGCCACACAAAAGGAGGAAACAACAACACATATTGCCACGACAATTTC ATAAACTATTTCCGGTGGGATAAGATGGAGGAGGCCTCATCAGATTTCTTTCGATTCTGCTCCCTCGCAGTCAATTTCCGCCG TGAATGCGAGTCTCTCGGCTTAGACGAATTCCCAACAGCAAAGCGCCTCCAGTGGCATGGCCATGCTCCCGGGGTTCCAGATTGGTCCGACACAAGCAGATTTGTGGCGTTCACACTG ATTGACACAGTGAAGAGGGAACTGTACATAGCCTTCAATGCAAGCCATGTGGCTGTGGTCGTTGCGTTGCCAGAACGGCCCGGATACAAATGGGAGCCGTTGGTGGATACAGGCAAGCCAGCTCCTTACGACTTCCTCGCCAATGATATCCCTAACCGAGAAGCGGTAATCCAACAGTATGCTCACTTTCTTGACAACAACTTATACCCCATGATTAGTTATTCTTCTATtgttctcacacttagcctcGACCTCACTTCATAG